The genomic window CCACCCTGTCCGGCCTGCCGGCGGGCCCCGCATGCGGCTGTAATGTCCAGGCCCGATGAGCAAGACCGCAACCTGGATCGCACGGCTCCGAGGCGTGAACGTCGGCGGCAGGAACCGGCTGCCGATGGCCTCGCTCGTTCCGGAGCTCGAGAAGATCGGGCGATCGCCGATGCAGAGCTACCTCCAGAGCGGGAGTCTGCTGTTTGCGGCCCCGGTTTCCCAGCACTGCTTCTCTCCACGGTGATCGTCTGATTCCTCCGCCTTCGCCACCGCCTCGAGATCCGCGTCCTTGTGCTCAGCGAGGCGGAGTTTCTGGCGACGGCCGCCAATCCCTTTCCGGATGCCGAGGACGAAGCCGAGGGGAAGGAACTCCATCTCTTCTTTCTGGAGGCGACGCCCGCGTCGATCGATGCGAAGCGCTCAAACACCCTCCAGTCGACCACCGAATCCTGGCGGCAGGTCGGCCGGGTCTTTTCCCTCGATGCGCCCGGCGGGTTTGACGCCTTGAAGCTCGCCGCCGGGGCCGAACGGATCCTCGGCGTCCCCGCAACGGGGCGGAACTGGCGGACGGTCTCCCAGATCCGCGGCCTTGCGCGTGGGCTTTCAGAACCCATTCGCATCCCGCACCCAGGCGGTTGCGGAGAAAAGGTCAACTCGCGTAGGATCCCTCGATGCGTTCCGCATTTCTTGCTTTTGCCTTCCTGATCGCCCTCGGCTGCGAAGCCATGGCCGACCCGCCGATCCTTCCCGATCCCAAGCTCACTCCCGGTGACACCTTTCCCGTCAGCCGAGCCGACCTATGCGTCCCGGGCTACGCAAAGAAGGTTCGGGACGTTCCGTGGGCAGAAAAGCGCGAGCTGCTCCGCCGCTACGGAGTCCCGCTCGCGGACCGGAGCAGCTATGAGATCGACCACTTGATCCCGCTCTCCCTGGGCGGCTCCAACTCGATCCGGAACTTGTGGCCGCAGTCCCGGAGGACGCAGCCTTGGAATGCGGGGAAGAAGGACTTCTTGGAGGACCGTCTCCACCAGCTCGTCTGCTCGGGAAAGGTCGATTTGGCCGAAGCCCAGAAGGCGATTTCCACCAACTGGATCGACGCTTACCAGAAATACATCGGGCAGGGGGGAGGAAGGCGGAAGGAGCGGTCGCGGGTGGGCGAGCCACCCGGGGCGCGGGCCGGCCAGGGCTCTCTTGTCTGGGTCAACACGAGCTCCGGAGCCTACTGGAAGCCCGGATCTTCCTTTTACGGAAAGACCAGGCGGGGGCAATATATGAGCGAGGAGGAGGCTAAGGCCAAGGGCTTCCATCCCGCGCACGGCACGGGAGAATGACGCAAGAGGACGAAGGAAGGGACGATGGCACTCAATCGAAAGCTGAGCCCGATCCTGCACGGAAGGCGGATCGCGAAGTGCGAAGCCGCTCCGGATCAACTCTCTGTGTCTTTTTCGGATGGCTCCGTTTTGGTCGTGCGGTTGGCGGCGGCCCCTTCCCATCTTCCCGCCTCCGGCGGAGTCGAGAAGGTGCTCGAAGCGGGCAACCGCTTCGTGCTCGTCCTCGAGGGCGACTCGCAAGTCGAGCTCACGCTCGCCGATCCGGGTTCTTCGATCTCTCTCCGCGACGGGCGGGGGCAGGTCGAGTATCTTGGATAGATCGGCCGAAGCCGCCGGAATGCTTTTGACAATTTGGCCAATCGAAGGGAGCATTGCCCACTGCTACGCGGGTGTAGTTCAGTGGTAGAACACGGGCTTCCCAAGCCTGTAGCGAGGGTTCGATTCCCTTCACCCGCTCTCCCGTTGACGGTCCGCCCGGGACGCCAGAGAACGACGCGGGCGGTTGCTTCTTGACCCAGGACCTTCGTTGCCTCAAGGCCGCCTGCCTTCCGGGCAGGAAAGCCATCCTCGCCGCGCTCGGCTTTCCCGCGCTGCCCTTGGTTAGCTTCGGGCGGGGGCTCTTCCCCGATCGATCGTCCAAGGACGCGGTCCTCGGAGAGGAAAAGGCATGCACCCCGGGTGGAGCACGGTCAGGAGCTGCCCGGGCCGGATAGGCCTTGGTGCTGCAGGAAGCGCTCTGCACGCCATCCCGGTGCAGGAGTCGGAGGGGATGCTGGAAGGAATGCCGGAGGGGTGGCCATGGGGAGAAAAGCCCGCCGATGACGAGAGCAAGGAGGCGCCCGCCGAGGAGGGTGGGGAGGAGGCGCCTCCGCCACAGGAAGAAGCCCCATAGGCCTGGTCTTGGCAAGGCTCGAGGGTGTCGTAACGCTCTGATTCCATCCTTTCTCCTACCCACCCGCGCAAGCGGCTGAGCCTGACCTGGAGCGCGACAAGCCTCGCCGTTCAGGGCGGGGAAGGATAGCGGGGGAGGCGTTAGCTTTGGCTGAGTGTCCGTTGCTGGATGGACTCGTCACTGGACATTTCACGGAGACCAGGGAACGTTTGCATCCATCATGATACGCCCGTATGATTGAGCGCATGCGGCGGCTGCAAGCCTTCAGGTTTCAACTGCGGCCAGACGGCCAGCAAGAGCGGCAAATGCGCCGCTTCGCTGGCTCGTGTCGGGTTGTGTTCAACGAGGCGTTGAACTTGCAGATGGCGCGTTACGATGCCGGAGAGAAGAGGCTCGGTTACGCCGGGCTGTGCAAGGAGCTTACGAAATGGCGTAACGGCGATCCCATGCCTTCCGGGCGTGTCGCGCCTTGGCTGGCCGATGCGCCCGTTCATCCCTTGCCACAGGCGCTCAAGGACTTGGAGCGGGCCTACAGTAACTTTTTTGCCCAGCGGGCCGACTTCCCGCGCTTCAAGAGGAAGGGCCAGTCGGATCGCTTCCGTTACCCCGACCCGAAGCAGATCAAGCTCGACCAGGCGAATGGCCGCCTGTTCCTGCCCAAGCTCGGCTGGCTGCGCTATCGCCTCA from Methylacidimicrobium sp. B4 includes these protein-coding regions:
- a CDS encoding DUF1697 domain-containing protein; translated protein: MSKTATWIARLRGVNVGGRNRLPMASLVPELEKIGRSPMQSYLQSGSLLFAAPVSQHCFSPR
- a CDS encoding HNH endonuclease, producing MRSAFLAFAFLIALGCEAMADPPILPDPKLTPGDTFPVSRADLCVPGYAKKVRDVPWAEKRELLRRYGVPLADRSSYEIDHLIPLSLGGSNSIRNLWPQSRRTQPWNAGKKDFLEDRLHQLVCSGKVDLAEAQKAISTNWIDAYQKYIGQGGGRRKERSRVGEPPGARAGQGSLVWVNTSSGAYWKPGSSFYGKTRRGQYMSEEEAKAKGFHPAHGTGE